A genomic window from Plasmodium chabaudi chabaudi strain AS genome assembly, chromosome: 8 includes:
- a CDS encoding CSTF domain-containing protein, putative translates to MSSKSNCSLWIGNIPFDLSEKELQEILSRVGEVVSVRIKYDIDKNVSKGFAFCEYKDLETCMLALKYLNGYEIRGRKLKLYWANDESREKANNSIFLSNGMGKNKYDKKKEFFEKYMNPLDLGTESGNPNFMTDYKNNYNNNISFLNNFEGLNPEIDYINKNNIPNEGYPNVGTKYGQLKSLNFNGDKENDFCIIKEISTKEHIGNIMHTLTTSQIIYILSYFQKYCHNNMNNLKCFFQKNPTVAYALLHCLFLLNIINDYTMVNNNIDIHVNEKAYINKNERTLQMEKSNMKINVNKNYDPIEMRKGSNDDMYDSMNYSKNNNYMDTPFSNMYMNEDNVQADKGLYNKNRDDGTMKHKKNMLSSTSSGFNKKQKHAHSNNSSANIASKNKGNTISSGLYGYKKGNNSNNSKYGSKYNFTHFNYNRNRMHNNDDNSSGPSTSIHGKGPTKKSLYGNSNMNKYNNDLNYENNQFERNAQTGGATNSIPEHMNNDIINNNYQSDYMSDYSHMDMSGKDGADPSSGYYQNNSSSNYMDKRNFQMGGGHFNDVSQKKNMKIGNSLDGNNIKDGIINSENDALRLHDIHNIEFKGLYNNSGNISSHVSNDGDGMYNNDSNKAERDLSVPSQNPNIILDPIYDTVDTPDDELVNVIIKDPNILKNILRSKIEDMKNWSDAQRTQVLSIQKALQLKGYTLK, encoded by the coding sequence ATGTCAAGCAAAAGTAATTGCAGTTTATGGATTGGGAATATCCCATTTGATTTATCTGAAAAAGAATTACAAGAAATATTATCTAGAGTTGGTGAAGTAGTTAGTGTTCGAATTAAATATGACatagataaaaatgtaagtaAAGGTTTTGCATTTTGTGAATATAAAGATTTAGAAACATGCATGTTAGcattgaaatatttaaacgGGTATGAAATACGAGgaagaaaattaaaattatattggGCTAACGATGAATCAAGAGAAAAAGCCAATAACAGTATTTTTCTCAGTAATGGGATgggtaaaaataaatatgataagaAGAaagaattttttgaaaagtATATGAATCCACTTGATTTAGGAACAGAAAGTGGAAACCCCAATTTTATGACCgattacaaaaataattataataataacatttcATTTCTTAACAATTTTGAAGGATTAAATCCTGAAATagattatattaataaaaataatatacctAATGAAGGATACCCAAATGTAGGAACAAAATATGGTCAGCTAAAaagtttaaattttaatggtgataaagaaaatgatttttgtataattaaaGAGATATCTACCAAAGAACATATCGGAAATATTATGCACACATTAACAACATcacaaattatttatattttatcatattttcaaaaatattgtcataataatatgaataatttaaaatgtttttttcaaaaaaatccAACTGTTGCTTATGCATTATTacattgtttatttttattaaatataataaatgattatactatggtaaataataatatagatatacATGTTAATGAAAaggcatatataaataaaaatgagaGAACATtacaaatggaaaaaagtaatatgaaaattaatgtaaataaaaattatgatccTATTGAAATGAGAAAAGGAAGTAATGATGATATGTATGATAGTATGAATTattctaaaaataataattatatggatACTCCGTTttcaaatatgtatatgaatGAAGATAATGTACAAGCGGATAAAggtttatataataaaaatcgaGATGATGGTACAAtgaaacataaaaaaaatatgttatctTCTACATCATCAggttttaataaaaaacaaaaacatgctcatagtaataatagttCAGCAAATATTgcttcaaaaaataaaggaaatACAATATCATCTGGATTAtatggatataaaaaaggaaataattCAAACAATAGTAAATATGGatctaaatataattttacacattttaattataaccGAAATAGGATGCATAACAATGATGATAATTCGTCTGGTCCTTCAACTTCTATTCATGGAAAAGGCCCGACTAAAAAGAGTTTATATGGTAACtctaatatgaataaatataataacgACCTAAATTATGAGAATAATCAATTCGAGAGGAATGCACAAACGGGCGGGGCAACCAATTCAATACCTGAACATATGAATAAcgatattataaataataattatcaaTCTGATTATATGTCTGATTATTCACATATGGATATGTCAGGAAAAGATGGAGCAGACCCCAGCTCAGGATACTATCAAAATAACTCATCATCGAATTATATGGACAAACGAAACTTTCAAATGGGGGGAGGACATTTTAATGATGtatcacaaaaaaaaaatatgaaaattggAAATTCACTAgatggaaataatataaaagatgGTATAATAAATTCAGAAAATGATGCATTACGACTTCatgatatacataatatagaGTTTAAAGGATTGTACAATAATTCTGGAAATATTTCATCACATGTTAGTAATGATGGTGATGGGATGTATAATAACGATAGTAATAAAGCAGAAAGAGATTTATCCGTTCCTTCTCAAAACccaaatataattttagatCCAATTTATGATACAGTTGATACTCCTGATGACGAACTTGTAAATGTTATCATAAAAGATCcaaacatattaaaaaatattttacgcTCAAAAATAGAagatatgaaaaattgGAGTGATGCACAAAGAACTCAAGTGTTGTCAATACAAAAGGCTCTTCAATTAAAGGGATACACCTTGAAATAG
- a CDS encoding calcyclin-binding protein, putative: MDNDKTILEPFTNSDLEKLNELKASKTVITEKKIRHDWSQTNNSVFFTIYQKNVQPNDFLYYVKSDYIFLIIKINETEVYPLEKFFFSKIIPSKTAITITPMKIELSLEKNIKELKWDQLEKKTNNDVSEKDENVLNPFTGKSIQEWTKFAQSIGEDEDNQSIDHFFRKIYKDGDDDLKRAMIKSFQTSNGTVLSTNWKDVQNKDYEKEKNDKLKK; the protein is encoded by the exons ATGG ataatgataaaactATTTTGGAGCCTTTCACAAATTCAGATTTAGAAAAACTTAACGAGCTAAAAGCTTCCAAAACTGTTATtactgaaaaaaaaatcag GCACGATTGGTCCCAAACAAACAATtccgttttttttacaatctatcaaaaaaatgttcAACCAAAtgactttttatattatgttaAATCGGATTATATATtcctaataataaaaattaacg AAACCGAAGTATACCCTCTtgaaaagttttttttttcaaaaattattcCATCGAAAACAGCTATAACCATAACTCCA ATGAAAATTGAACTATCACTtgaaaagaatataaaag AACTAAAATGGGATCAgcttgaaaaaaaaacgaataaTGATGTATCagaaaaagatgaaaatgtCTTGAACCCATTTACTGGGAAGAGTATACAAGAGTGGACAAAGTTTGCACAG TCCATAGGCGAAGATGAAGACAACCAATCCATAGACCATTTCTTTcgaaaaatttacaaagaTGGTGACGACGATTTGAAGCGTGCCATGATTAAGTCGTTT CAAACCTCAAACGGAACTGTCTTATCAACAAATTGGAAAGACgtacaaaataaagattatgaaaag gaaaaaaatgacaaattaaaaaaatag
- a CDS encoding importin alpha re-exporter, putative, which produces MEDNVEKDLLVIFTQSVSNNFEEIKSSEQKISAIYTDPNKENYIKILFKLIMYPYVEQNEKKNIYDNYLNINVKTSILISIKNFIKKNIHSNLESLEISNDLCIIIKHLCMHLLLDINNNEIKQLDKYLFEILMHLFKYNISDEYDYILFYLIILYINDGDLNYILSILNSDDKKNNMNAMKNIECIMLYAQNKFILQNINQNNYHIEFNKIMENINNIKNIINNRNTTMNDDIVNCINDTKKIYKSNDKHNLFILDDHILYNISKDNNSLQANITNCETNPELFIINGFNFMGKGTILKDYNNNAKIIDLLKLNNSNSTFKNMDINKFRTKYIALKILRKIIKKYKDNGYVAKFDIKIILTHIEYPLTLYFIYLYNKFREYTNYINIKLSERTNTYNANLDTEMNICFYTINDILMNMYIFLKVFYNINTIDLPEYYEDNFDIFYNIFYNFITYDIEILRNYFLHLSMVRNFKFGINEPTRCITNTHNVDGKFYLLNANGTDLANKLTSNDYLNKLLNNFEKNILKCKIITIDIIKIMSERYQDESKAYIIKLIYSLIQILYKEKDKSLLCHNYNCLSATIKLIHHMNLEKNDLNPYKETKFLEKVIECVLQHIRLKYSDIEEILEADLDYFRNDLNNSNAFSIKSTAIYFLKTLCSNYFDICFPILEFKILSKDSFLTQEGRQNDQSVTSNQAMGSTITNDEINSKSPFYEPCNMEYKIQLITCLNQINLSTNFYEHNIKNDLKNFVMSIYMKCPNLDSLFYNVNDNIFQNQQISNTNNSSSVNMSDKLIWLKNEDIFNSTNTIYLLSILKFILNNRNICTSQENIVDIFSFLYHLLYNEKNMIHSYSCLCINRLLNCQINKEVLDLIYQNVIINILNRLLFLLKYNVYNKILNEYILITILRIFMAFSEKISNQYTILVLQLIDNTIKIIINDSHNPIFNHYLFELFTLIISLIYKQQDQTCINLIEDAVISTFSKILELYIHDFIPYIFQILSIIINNTNQIKKVHLDILTNLYQIDLWKSSVGNPNGIICVLTSYFKKHNLFQDIIKNNMQQLFNIYHYCLSNKKISIDSFQIILIIFTYLPLEYYQSFLKPLFVLLFTFLQQYKNDIIKIKVIHSLSVLVLKTDAAHFLSVIDQVQNGLIFNVLKSLYMPVMDKLININEKIIIFLALTKIINNEKIKNEPLIVEILNSLNKNITKNELVMKKSKTQQTLSTEKDEVDKDFEVTYVKLQMINNENINETVLRNVDINNELKKNLYNPEFMQICSSNSFNNILQLFTN; this is translated from the exons ATGGAAGACAATGTTGAGAAAGATCTTCTTGTCATATTTACACAAAGTGTGTCTAATAACtttgaagaaataaaatcgAGCGAACAGAAAATAAGTGCAATATATACAGATCCAAATAAAgagaattatattaaaattctttttaaattaattatgtatCCATATGTTGAACagaatgaaaaaaagaatatatacgataactatttaaatataaatgttaaGACAAGTATATTGAtaagtattaaaaattttataaaaaaaaatatacatagtAATTTAGAAAGCTTAGAAATAAGTAATGATCTATGCATAATTATAAAGCACTTGTGTATGCATCTATTattagatataaataataatgaaataaaacagTTGGATaagtatttatttgaaatattgATGCATCTATTTAAGTATAACATTTCAGATGAATATGATTATATTCTATTCTATCtaatcatattatatatcaaCGATGGCGatctaaattatattttaagtaTCCTTAACAGCgatgacaaaaaaaataatatgaatgctatgaaaaatatagaatgcATTATGCTATATgcacaaaataaattcatcTTACAAAACATAAAccaaaataattatcatattgaatttaataaaataatggaaaatataaataatattaaaaatattataaataacagGAACACAACAATGAATGATGATATTGTAAATTGTATTAACGAtaccaaaaaaatatataaatcaaatgataaacacaatttattcattttggatgatcatattttgtataatatatctaaagataataattctttacaagcaaatataacaaattgTGAAACAAATCCAGAGCTGTTTATTATAAAcggttttaattttatggGTAAAGGTACAATACTTAaagattataataataatgcaaaaattattgatttattaaaacttAATAATTCTAATTCTACtttcaaaaatatggatattaacaaatttcGAACTAAATATATTGCTTTAAAGAtattaagaaaaattattaaaaaatataaagacaaTGGATATGTAGCTAAGTttgatattaaaattattttgacaCACATTGAATATCCACttacattatattttatttatttatataataaatttagagagtatacaaattatataaacatcAAATTAAGCGAACGAacaaatacatataatgcAAATTTAGATACTGAAATGAATATTTGCTTCTACACAATTAATGATATACTTatgaatatgtatatatttttaaaagtcTTTTACAACATTAATACTATAGATTTACCTGAATATTATGAAGATAactttgatatattttataatatcttttataattttattacctatgatatagaaatattaagaaactattttttacatcTATCTATGGTcagaaattttaaatttggaATCAATGAACCCACTAGATGTATAACAAATACTCATAACGTCGATGGaaaattttatcttttaaatGCAAATGGAACAGACCTTGCAAATAAACTAACATCTAATGATTATCTAAACAAATTGTTAaacaattttgaaaaaaatatattaaaatgtaaaataataacaatagatataattaaaattatgtcGGAAAGATATCAAGATGAATCAaaagcatatattataaaacttATCTATTcattaatacaaatattatataaagaaaaagataaGTCTTTGTTATGccataattataattgtttATCTGCTACTATCAAACTGATTCATCATAtgaatttagaaaaaaacgatttaaatccatataaagaaacaaaatttttagaaaagGTTATAGAATGTGTACTTCAACATATACGATTAAAATATAGTGACATTGAAGAAATCTTAGAAGCTGATTTAGATTATTTTAGAAacgatttaaataattcaaatgctttttcaataaaatcaactgctatatattttcttaaaaCATTATGTAGTAACTACTTTGATATTTGTTTCCCAATTTtagaatttaaaatattatcgaAAGATTCATTTCTTACACAAGAAGGAAGACAAAATGATCAGTCGGTTACATCTAATCAAGCAATGGGTTCTACAATAActaatgatgaaataaattcaaaaaGCCCATTTTATGAACCATGTAATAtggaatataaaatacaacTTATCACATGTTTAAATCAAATCAATTTATCTACAAACTTTTATGAACATAACATTAAAaacgatttaaaaaattttgttatgtctatatatatgaaatgcCCAAATCTTGATTCATTGTTTTATAAcgtaaatgataatatttttcaaaaccAACAGATATCTAATACTAACAATTCGAGTTCAGTAAATATGTcagataaattaatatggttaaaaaacgaagatatatttaattcaaCAAATACAATCTATCTCTTATCAATTCTTAAGTTTATATTAAACaatagaaatatatgtacaagtcaggaaaatattgttgatattttttcattcttATATCACTTactatataatgaaaaaaatatgatacaTAGTTACTCTTGTCTATGTATAAATAGATTGTTAAATtgtcaaataaataaagaagtcCTAGATctaatttatcaaaatgttattataaatattttaaatagattattgtttttattgaaatataatgtatataacaaaatattaaatgaatatatattaatcaCAATTTTAAGAATATTTATGGCCTTCTCAGAAAAAATTTCAAATCAATACACCATTTTAGTTCTTCAACTTATTGATAatacaattaaaataattattaatgaTTCACATAATCCTATTTTTAATCATTATCTATTTGAACTATTTACTCTTATCATTTCTttgatatataaacaaCAAGATCAAACATGTATTAACCTTATTGAAGATGCTGTTATTTCtactttttcaaaaatattagagctttatattcatgatttcattccatatatttttcaaatattatctattattataaataatacaaatcaaattaaaaaagtacaTCTAGATATTCTcacaaatttatatcaaaTCGATTTATGGAAAAGTAGTGTTGGAAATCCAAATGGAATCATATGTGTTCTAACTagctattttaaaaaacataatttatttcaagatattatcaaaaataatatgcaacaattatttaatatttatcattattgtttatctaacaaaaaaatatctatAGATTcttttcaaattattttaattatttttacataccTCCCACTCGAATATTATCAATCCTTTCTCAAGCCTCTCTTTGTCCTATTGTTCACATTCTTACAACAAtacaaaaatgatataattaaaataaaggtTATCCACTCCCTTTCAGTTCTCGTTCTCAAAACAGATGCAGCCCACTTCCTCAGCGTGATCGACCAAGTTCAAAACG GCCTCATCTTCAACGTTCTCAAGAGTCTGTACATGCCAGTCATGGACAAGCTGATCAACAtcaatgaaaaaattattattttcctcGCTCTCACaaagataataaacaatgaaaaaataaaaaacgagCCCCTTATTGTAGAAATACTTAATTCTTTGAATAAgaatattacaaaaaatgaacttgttatgaaaaaaagtaaaacaCAACAAACTCTCAGTACTGAAAAGGATGAGGTAGATAAAGACTTTGAAGTCACCTATGTCAAATTGCAAATGATAAACAACGAAAACATTAACGAAACG GTTTTGCGAAACGTAGATATAAACAACGAgctaaagaaaaatttgtataaccCCGAGTTTATGCAAATATGTAGCTCCAACTCGTTTAACAATATTCTACAGCTTTTTACCAACTAG
- a CDS encoding palmitoyltransferase DHHC6, putative, whose protein sequence is MGNTFLFGVITFRLVVLVTYIYLKNNYNILSDINTYFLFYSISFLLYLISSLCNPGYITTCPTRYVAEDIANEFKKNIKNIYNRKNTEKAESFYNFSTSDEDKSTISSTTSSASSLNLSKKDIYEELTSLTILHNLPNDIVLTEKCIKKKEKYKKLNNLASCTHNNYDKEQIGTSPIKKKYNKKNINSKLNNIYFKLFLKQKKKLSLYVTNIKKRKKNAHKYKPVFINNVNQINNTQINIFNQVAQKTTNFTKTETNKCYDSTLYKINSSNIIFSKNIKHENNNALANPFHIYRDAFYQYKTKLNYCIQCDIVQILRSKHCKFCRRCIKTYDHHCPWINNCVGENNRSIFFLYLYFENITIFLTLRNVTKVAYSLIPRSRYIFLFWLVVLAFILAIFLIIIFFLAFYHTYLCIINETTWENLRRDILAGSEKNEKEKYNNTFFFISYTKNIFIYFFYLPIRFFIPTKIKKQLLLFTFHKIGVNLGIDGEIIWRPTKSKRTNPSSHYFFPILHCGSMNNFIKFVKKRIL, encoded by the exons ATGGGAAATACATTTCTCTTTGGAGTAATAACATTTAGACTTGTAGTATTagttacatatatttatttaaaaaataattataatatattatcagacataaatacttattttttattttactcCATTTCATTCCTTCTGTACTTAATATCTTCATTATGTAACCc TGGTTACATTACTACTTGCCCTACAAGATATGTAGCCGAAGATATAGCgaatgaatttaaaaaaaatataaaaaatatatataatcgaAAAAACACGGAAAAAGCTGAATCTTTTTACAACTTTTCCACAAGCGATGAAGATAAGTCTACTATTTCAAGTACAACCTCCTCGGCTTCATCATTAAATTTGAGTAAAAAAG aCATATATGAAGAATTAACAAGTTTAACAATTCTCCATAATCTTCCAAATGATATAGTTTTAACCgaaaaatgcataaaaaaaaaagaaaaatataaaaagctTAACAATTTAGCTAGCTGCACACACAATAACTATGATAAAGAACAAATTGGTACATCCCCAATTAAgaagaaatataataaaaaaaatataaatagcaAACTAAacaacatttattttaaattatttctaaaacaaaaaaagaaactttcattatatgtaacaaacataaaaaaacgaaaaaaaaatgcacacAAATATAAGCCCGTTTTCATAAACAATGTTAACCAGATTAACAACAcccaaataaatattttcaatcaAGTAGCTCAAAAAACAACGAATTTTACTAAAACTGAGACGAACAAATGTTATGATTCTAccttatataaaataaatagtagcaatattatattttcaaaaaatattaaacatgaaaataataatgccCTAGCAAATccttttcatatatatcgAGACGCATTTTATCAATACAAAACAAAACTTAACTATTGTATTCAATGTGATATTGTGCAG ATATTACGAAGTAAGCATTGTAAATTTTGTAGACGATGCATTAAAACATATGATCATCATTGTCCTTGGATTAACAATTGTGTAGGAGAAAATAATCGATCGATTTTCTTTCTATAcctatattttgaaaacatTACGATTTTTCTAACACTAAGGAATGTCACTAAAGTCGCGTATTCTTTAATTCCTCGAAGCag GTACATATTTCTATTTTGGCTAGTTGTATTGGCTTTTATtctagctatttttttgataataattttttttttagcatTCTATCATACCTACCTTTGTATA ATTAATGAAACAACTTGGGAAAATTTACGTCGAGATATCTTAGCGGGATCCGAAaagaatgaaaaagaaaaatataataatacttttttttttataagctatactaaaaatatttttatttattttttttatctccctattcgtttttttatacctacaaaaattaagaaGCAATTATTACTTTTCACTTTTCATAAAATCGGCGTAAATTTAGGGATTGACGGTGAAATTATATGGCGGCCCACAAAAAGTAAAA
- a CDS encoding apicoplast ribosomal protein S6, putative yields the protein MYYLMFLIVIFILTTPCKSFRISKIGRSPFLKNRENENTKRNATYFKIVQTKPTGIIKHNKLYGSFNDYIYKLLIKKFKKVKEKKDINIYKSLQSPKNAYNADILFSCEYTISEIKKKLSEYIHELKLIHAQNFKIVYMGKRRLVRPIKKQFEAYYILFSFEVYPSLIREISDKLRSQEHILRLMITKDEYKTKNIEFKEDDSVTNEMNKVEQNFFFKKSA from the exons ATGTACTACcttatgtttttaattgttatatttattttgacaACCCCATGTAAGTCGTTTCGAATCAGTAAAATTGGCAGAAGCCCATTCTTAAAGAATAGAGAAAATGAGAATACAAAAAGGAATGCTacctattttaaaattgtacaAACAAAACCAACaggaataataaaacataataaattatatggaTCATTCaatgattatatatataaattattaataaaaaaatttaaaaaagttaaagaaaaaaaagatataaatatatataaatcttTACAATCTCCGAAAAATGCTTATAATGCTGATATACTATTTTCATGTGAATATACTATaagtgaaataaaaaaaaaattatcagaATATATTCACGAACTTAAACTTATTCATGCTCAAAATTTTAAGATTGTTTATATGGGAAAACGACGATTAGTAAGGCCTATTAAAAAACAGTTCGAGGCATACTACATTCTTTTCTCGTTCGAGGTATACCCTTCTCTTATTAGAGAGATATCTGACAAGCTTCGTTCGCAAGAACATATACTCAG GTTGATGATAACAAAGGATGAGTAtaagacaaaaaatattgaatttAAAGAGGACGACTCTGTAACTAATGAAATGAACAAAGTCGAacaaaactttttttttaagaaatcCGCATAG